In Mesoplodon densirostris isolate mMesDen1 chromosome 5, mMesDen1 primary haplotype, whole genome shotgun sequence, a single window of DNA contains:
- the MAP6D1 gene encoding MAP6 domain-containing protein 1, whose amino-acid sequence MAWPCISRLCCLARRWNQLDRSDVAVPLTLHSYSDLESEEPGLGGATSRRGPSPAGARDPGRDVPLTQYQRDFGVWTAPAGPRDAALGRGPGAGGRRIKSPAPYSRGVYVLPVGDADAAAAATTSYRQEFQAWTGVKPSRSTKVKPARVITTHSSGWDRSPRAGFQVPEVRKKFAPNPSAIFQASAPRILNV is encoded by the exons ATGGCGTGGCCGTGCATCAGCCGCCTCTGCTGCCTGGCGCGGCGCTGGAACCAGCTGGACCGCTCCGACGTGGCCGTGCCACTGACCCTGCACAGCTACTCCGACCTCGAGAGCGAGGAGCCGGGCCTGGGCGGTGCCACCTCACGCAGGGGCCCGTCCCCCGCAGGCGCGCGGGACCCCGGCCGGGACGTGCCACTTACTCAGTACCAGCGGGACTTCGGCGTGTGGACGGCGCCCGCGGGGCCCAGAGATGCAGCACTGGGGCGCGGGCCGGGAGCGGGTGGCCGCAGGATCAAGTCCCCCGCGCCCTACAGCCGGGGGGTCTACGTGCTCCCCGTCGGCGACGCAGATGCGGCTGCAGCAGCGACCACATCGTACAG ACAGGAATTCCAGGCTTGGACTGGAGTGAAGCCATCGAGATCCACAAAGGTGAAACCCGCCCGAGTCATCACAACCCACAGCTCTGGATGGGACCGCAGCCCCAGGGCTGGCTTCCAG GTCCCTGAGGTGAGGAAGAAGTTCGCCCCTAACCCCTCAGCCATCTTTCAGGCCTCAGCTCCCCGGATCCTCAACGTGTGA